The following nucleotide sequence is from Leptolyngbya subtilissima AS-A7.
GGACTAGTGCGCAAAATTGCCCACCGCGTCAGCCACCAGTGTTCTGAGCCCTATGAAGATCTTGAGCAGATTGGCTACATCGGTTTGATTCGTGCCATTGAGCGGTTTAACCCTGGTCAAGGCTGTGCCTTTAGCTCCTTCGCCGTACCCTATATTCGCGGTGAGATGCTGCACTTCCTGCGCGATCGCGGCACTACAGTTAAGATTCCCCGCCGCTGGCAAGATCTACAAAAAGAGTCTCAAAAATTGCAGATGGAGCTGATGCGCTCTTTAGGCCGCAACCCCAGCGATAGCGAAATGGCTGAGGCACTGGGTGTACCGGTTAAAGAGTGGCGCGAAGTCAAAATGGCTCACAAAAATCGCCTTCCCCTCAGCCTTGATGCAACTGTGTGCCAGCAGGTTGACTCTAATATCACCTTAGGTGAGACCCTACCTGACAGTCACTATCAACTCATGCAAGCTTTGGAAGAAGATCGTCAACAAATCCAGCGGGCGTTGAACCAGCTTGAGGCTAAAACCCGCACTGCCATTGAGTTTGTCTTCTTCAAAGGTCTGTCCCGCAAAGAGGTAGCTGAGAAAATCGGCGTCAGCCCTATGACCGTTACCCGACGCATTCAACGGGGTGTAGATGAAATGATTGCTTATCTGCAACCTCAAGAGCTTCGCACGGATCCCTAGTCTAAGCACGGATTCCTTGTCTAAAGTTGTTACGAGAGCGATCGCCGTAGGTAGTCTGTCCAAGACTATCTACGGCTTTCCCGTTTTAGGGTGTACCGCTTAGGTCTTCCGTAAAGATAGGCAGACCAAAACTGGAAATCCTAGACAGCAAAAAGCCTTGCCAACTGGCAAGGCTTTTTGTATATCGGAGCGGCGGGATTTGAACCCACGACCCCCACTACCCCAAAGTGGTGCGCTACCAAGCTGCGCTACGCCCCGGTCTTTTGATCGTGCTTAACTAGAATAACACAGGGAGGTACATAGCCAGATGAAATCCGAGAAAGTTGCAATCTGTTCTAGAAAACCCTCAAAACACTGTGAAATGGAAGATGGCCTGCAACATTTGCTGGGTCGCCTCCACGTCCCACTCACCTTCGCATTGACGACCTGACTTAAGAATAAACCGTATGCCATAGGCTTCTGGAAAGCCTTCTGCTTCTATCCACAGGTGGTCGGCTTCTGCTTCACAGGTAACGCGTTCATCGTCCATAAGTTCGCTGGCAATCGCTTGCATAGTTTCACTTATTTCCATTGCTAACCGTCGAAAGGCACGAAACTCAGTCTTGGTTAACTCTATAGCCCAATTAGAGCCAGCCAATAGCCCACAGTATTTAGGAGCGGTGGCGTCCCAGCCGAGCCGCCACCCATTGCCTTCCTTCGTAAACCGCTCACCCATGAACGCGGCCGGTCTTGCTGTTACTACTCGCCAATAATCTCAGGCTGGGTCAACTCATCGGACATCTCGATGATGGCTCGCAGCACGGGCTTCATCTTTGGGTCTTCGTAGTTTTCAAAGTCTTCGAATCGTCTCCGCTGGGCTCGATTAGCTACTTGTACCGTAATGCGGTAGCGGTTTGAAGCGGCCCGAATCAGGTCTTCGGTGCGTCGCATAACCTGCGTACTGTCGAAAGGGGAGCGCTTAGCCATAACAACCTGAATAAATGAGTCAAGCCCTCATTCTACCAAGAATCTTTGGTATCACCGCCTCTGACTAAACTTGGCTGCCTAGAGATAGATCCAGACAGCCATCGAAGACATTTAGGCTTGGCTTTGTAACCGCTGCTTAAGGCGAGCCGGCTCGCCTTCATCCAGTACCCGCCCTGCTTCCAGCAGAAAGGCGCGATCGCAGTAGTCAAGTTCCACCAGTCTGTGGGTTACCCATAAAGCTGTTAGCCCCCGCTCTTTAACCAGATTTCTTACCCGTTTCACCAAATCGATTTGGCTATCGGGATCGAGTAGGGCAGTAGGCTCATCTAGTAGTAGCACCTGGCAGTGTCGGGCAATGGCCCCAGCAATTGCCACCCGCTGCTTTTGCCCGCCGCTGAGGGCATAGATGGGTCGACGCTTGAGCTCCAACAGATTGATAGCGGACAATGCATCGTCAACCCGATTGCGAATCTCTGCTAAGGGAAGGTGCTCATCCACTAGGCCAAACGCTACGTCGGCGCCCACAGTAGGCATTACCAACTGATGATCGGGGTTCTGAAAAACGAACCCCAAGGGCTTTTCAACCGACCACTCTCCCGCTTGAGGTTTCAGCAGCCCTCCCAGGATCTTTAGCAAGGTTGACTTGCCACTACCGTTGTTGCCTAGCAGCATGCAGAACTCACCAGGCTGCACCGCGAGCGAACAATTTTGCAGAACTGACAGCCCCGATGGCCATTGAAACTGCAACTGATTGACCCAAATGGCACTAGGCTCTTGAGCTGAAGCAATGTTACTAGGCACTGATCTTGACTCCTTAAGCAGCGATCGCTTACTGATCGCTACTTAAGGAGAAGAACCCCGGTGGGCGACCTGATGCTGTAGCCGTACCGCTTTTCTCAAAAATTTGAACGGCTGCAATCTCGCTACCCAAGACGCTGATGCGTTTGTGAGGCTGTTGGTCGCAGGTGATTTCGATTAGATGGCCATTGCTGTTGCGTAGGCTCTCTGTAATTGAGCCAAAAAGAGCCTGTGCCTCACTTGGTTCCTTCTTTTGCACGGAAAGGGGCATTGGCGTGTGTTTCAGCGTTAACTCGATCGTGAACATGGTTGACTACTACTCAGTAAACAGAATATTTAGAGACGCAGGTGGCTTGATCTAAGCTTGCCTATCTATATATAGAGTGTAAAGGTTCCTACTCGACAACTACAGCTCTGACAGAGTAAAGAGCTATCTGTGTGG
It contains:
- a CDS encoding DUF1818 family protein — its product is MGERFTKEGNGWRLGWDATAPKYCGLLAGSNWAIELTKTEFRAFRRLAMEISETMQAIASELMDDERVTCEAEADHLWIEAEGFPEAYGIRFILKSGRQCEGEWDVEATQQMLQAIFHFTVF
- a CDS encoding RNA polymerase sigma factor SigF codes for the protein MATQTSTIRSRGMELLMQYKQSPSVQLRNRLVQLNAGLVRKIAHRVSHQCSEPYEDLEQIGYIGLIRAIERFNPGQGCAFSSFAVPYIRGEMLHFLRDRGTTVKIPRRWQDLQKESQKLQMELMRSLGRNPSDSEMAEALGVPVKEWREVKMAHKNRLPLSLDATVCQQVDSNITLGETLPDSHYQLMQALEEDRQQIQRALNQLEAKTRTAIEFVFFKGLSRKEVAEKIGVSPMTVTRRIQRGVDEMIAYLQPQELRTDP
- a CDS encoding ATP-binding cassette domain-containing protein: MPSNIASAQEPSAIWVNQLQFQWPSGLSVLQNCSLAVQPGEFCMLLGNNGSGKSTLLKILGGLLKPQAGEWSVEKPLGFVFQNPDHQLVMPTVGADVAFGLVDEHLPLAEIRNRVDDALSAINLLELKRRPIYALSGGQKQRVAIAGAIARHCQVLLLDEPTALLDPDSQIDLVKRVRNLVKERGLTALWVTHRLVELDYCDRAFLLEAGRVLDEGEPARLKQRLQSQA
- a CDS encoding DNA-directed RNA polymerase subunit omega, which produces MAKRSPFDSTQVMRRTEDLIRAASNRYRITVQVANRAQRRRFEDFENYEDPKMKPVLRAIIEMSDELTQPEIIGE